Part of the Chlorogloeopsis sp. ULAP01 genome, TCAATTGACGTAAGGTGATTGTTGATAATACCGACGCTAATGCCATCACTCATGTGGATGGCGATTTCCTCAAACTCTGGCTGGCTACCATCTTCCTGATAAAATGACTGTTTCTTGAGTTTGACAGTTGGGTCGTAAGCGTTTTCGGGTAGGTTGCGCTCAAGAGCCTCTGCTGTAAGGTTTGGGTATTTACTTGCTTGCTCGAAGCCGATGCAATCACCATCATAGTCACGTGCCTGCCTCTCTTGTTCGGACTCTTGAGGAAGAATTTCTAGTTCATAACCAGCAGACTGAAGTTTTTGAATATACTCATTAAACTTGTTAATAAACTCTATTTTGTCTTTGGTTCCGAGCTTACCAATATTTTTATCTAAGTAATTTTCAATACCTTCTAACTGAATATTTTTACCTTGGGCTTCTAGAAGGATAGATAAAAGTTGTTTGTTGAGGCGGTTGTAAATGCGATCGCTTGTTTCATCAGAGACGGCGATAACACCTGCAAGGGGTTTGCCATCGGGTCCAAGGATGTCTTCTACTATTTTGTTGGTTGAGACGCACAGGCCATTAGAGTTTAGGAAGGGTGAGCGGAAATTGAGTACCTCCTCACCATCTTGGTAATGAGGAATGCAGACTTCACCATCTCTTAGGTTTTTTGACGGGATGACCATCGCCCGCTCAAAAGTGAGGGTTTTTCCAACGGAGATATCTTGCCACTCGCCTTGGACAAATCGAGCTAGTTCTCTTTGGATTTTCTCAGTTTCTAATAGTTGTCCCGACCCTTCGAGGTCTTTTTTGATGAGCTTGTAAATGCTTGTGTCAGTTGCTAACCGTTCTTGCAGCTTTTCAAATTCTTCGGTTACTTCTGGGTTGATGGTTGCTTCTTCCTCCAATTGGGCGGCTTGTTGTTCCAGGAAGGCTTTACGTTTTTCGTATTTCTCGCAATAGAGTTGGGCTATCTTGCGCGGGTCAGCCAACGCTTCTTTGAGTTTTGCTGCTTCGAGTTCTACCGTTTCAGCAAAATCCTTTAACCCATTGGGAAAGGATGCAATCATTTGAGAGATAGCAGTTTTACCTAACTCAGACTGAGATTTTTCCCCCAGCCAGATTTTTTGGCGATACAGCCCAGTTTTTATTTGGGGTTTGCTTGGCCCGTTGAGGTTATCTTTATCGGTTCCCTTGAAAGCTGATAAGGGAAGAATTAGGTCAACTTTAGCTTGGTTATTGGGGTCTTGATAATTGAGGATATGGTCGAGGTTAGCCGGGCGTAGAGTACCCTTTCCAAACCTAAATTTGCCATCTTCACCATCTTTATCCGTCCAACCAAAGCGGTGCTGGATAACCCGGTACTGGTTGCCTTCTTGGTGTCCGGTTAGCTGGTGGTATAACTCTGTGGAGATTTGTCCGTAGCAGTCCCCAGTGAGGCGATAGGCTTGGTTATTGTCGATAATGCCACCATTCTCCCCGGTGCTATCATCCACGACGAGGACATTTAATTCTGCGGCGATCGCATTTTTGCACGAACCGAGGAATATCGATCCATAAGCACCCCTGTCTTTGCTATCAGGACATAACTTGCTTATAGTTTCAAGACATTCCTCTGGGCCGTATAATAGTCGGCTTTTTGATGATAGTAATAGTTTGTGTCCTTCTGGGTGATTTTTTAATTGGTCGGCGGTAGCTTTCTCGTCCATATGTCCGAACGAGAACTCCACATTTGGGAAAAAGTATTCTAGCAGGCTATTTGTCAACTCCTCTTTCAACAGGGAGTCTGGATTGCTTGGGTTGTTATCGGTATGAATCCACTGATTTAGACGAGTGTCGAAATGCTTTGCCTCGATAACCATACCTACGTCTGAAAGCTTTCCCACTCGATTTTATTTTTTATAAACTGAGTTTACATCCAACTAGAATTTGATAATTATTACAATTACTTTATTTAACATGATATTATTATAAGTTTTTATTACTTTATGGTTTTAATTTAATATTTAGAAAATCTACCACTTATAGAATTAGCTTTTATGCTGAACTTTGGTAAGATACCTGAGTAGTTAATTCCAAATTGATGGTGGGGTAAAATTGGATTAACTTGGACTGAATATAAACCATGATGCTGTGGTAAAAAATAATTAAGACAAAAATTCTATATCTTTATTTTGAGTAAATGTTGATTGTTTATGAGTTAGTTTTTCCCAGTACTGTTTATCTTCATCTGTAGGATTGGCAGCTAATACTGTATTTTTTTCTAGGTTATATTTTGCTATTTCTCTATCATCTTGAAGTGACGAGATAGTTAATTCTTCACCCTTGATAGTAATTTTGTAATTTTTTCCTTTTAAGAGTTTAATTCCTCCATCCATTAACTTGATTTTTCCTGTTTGGTTTGCCAGATCCCAAATTTTACCGATGGTTGGTAATATACTCTCTGCCCAAGATTTATTCTCTGCTGATAGCTGGTTCTCTAAGTCGCTTGTTACTTCTGGTAAAGTGAGATTATCTCTGCGGTTAATTGCCTTTGTCTTAGCTTGTTCGAGTACGGCTATATCCCTTTTGTAATCATATGTTAATCCGTACTCGGACTGGAGTTTGTTCCAACTGTAGGGTTTGTATACCTGATAACCAGCAATTTTAATATTATTGTGGATGTAGGTAAAGCCGAGTAATTCCAAACCCCGCATCTTCGGTAATACCCTAATATTGTTTTCCTCTAGGCGTTGGATAAAGGTAGAGACGGTAGGGCTATTTTGAATGGCCTCTTCTATCTTCGAGCGAATAATCTCCTTACTTGTGGGGTTTTTGTGCTTGCTATTGATTTGTCTGATACTTTTACTGCGATTGGGACTTATAGGTGCAATAATTCCATACTCTTGTTTCAATCTAGAGGCGATCACCTCTGAAGTTGTTGGTGTAACCTCCAATCCCAGTTCTGCTGCGATGCGTCTGGTTGATACCTGACAGTTGAAATAGTCGTAGGAATCATTAACCAAACTGCCATCTAACCTAATACGGGAAGCTATTATATGTAAGTGTTCGTGGTCGCGGTCGTGATGGCGAACGACGACATACTGGGAAGGCGGAAGGTTTGTTTGTTCCCCTGGCAAGTATCCCATGTCTGCTAGATATTCTCTTGCCACATAGTTATACTGACTATCGGATAAATGCTCGTGATAACCTTCACGGTGTGCGATCGCAATAATTAAGTGGGCACATTGCCGCTTAACAGCCTTATTGGTATATTTGGTTGTGAGAAACTGCCTGTTAAATTCTTCTGGAGTTTTTCCCATCATGTTAGTATCTATAACTACAGCATTATCTTTTCCCAACACGTATTCTAAAGTGTCAAGGAAGCCAGCTTTTTTGTAGATGACGGGTATCACTTTACTAATTATGCTTGATGTCGGTTGGCTAATGCTGTGTGTATAGTTTTCCTCATCGGATCTGTATACTAACGTGCTGCAACTCCTCGGTCATTATTAACAGATACCATCTGTTTTGTTTTTGGTTTCTTCTTAGATTTAATTAACATGGGTGCTGGTTTCTGCTTTGGAGGCTTCGACGGTTTGCACCTAGAGCAATAGAGGGGATGTGAGGGATAGCATATCCGTTCCACTACTTGGTTACACTGTTTACAGACGAAGCGATAAACTCGTTGCTTGATGATGCGAACGTGAGCCTTAACAAAAACTTCCTTTGTGTCTAAGTGTTTATCCATTGCGATTCTATGATTACTATGCCTGATTATCTATTCGATTCTAAGGTTCCTAGAAGTAGAACGCTTGAGTTACCTTCCAAAGTGAGGCTGCCTTCTGATTTTGAGCTAGTCTAGTGGCATATTGAATGCAACCGCAATAGTTTTATCCACTTGAGCGATCGCCTTCTCGACTGGTTGGGCTAGTTGGGGATGACCTGTTTCTTTTACTAAATGTAATAGCATCATCAGTTCGCTTTTAGCCATACCTGCGGCGCTACGAATAGTTACTAAATCAGCTGGTGGTAAGTAAGCCAGTACTCGTTTCAACCCACAGGAGCGCAGGTACTCAGAGGCGGTTACTCCTGTAGCAGCAGCTTTCTCTTTAATGGTAGCTTTCTCATCCTCAAACAGGTACACTTTAATAGATTTGGTTCTCTTTGTAAGAATATTTATACTTTCCATTTAGTAAATTAATTTAAAATTCTATTCTTGAATGACCCTATTGGGCATACCTTGCCTTAGTGGTCTTAGTGGAAGAACAGTACTGTATGGGAATGTCATTCTGGGGAATGGAGGATACTGTGGTTATGCGAGAGTATGGTGGGAGTAGGCACAACCATACTATACCCATCGACAGTACTCTTGTACTAGGGATATTTGTACTATGTAGGAGGCTAGCTTGGGGCTAGTGTGGGATAGTTGGAGATGACATTTTCTCAGTATAGGTTTAAGGTATAGATGAATACTTTTTATTACTGATAATTTTTCCTTTATCGGTAAGGACATCGTACTTTGTAACTCAATCTTTTAATTAATGGTTTGGAGTTTGGATAATTTGGATGGGTGAGAAAGAATTTGCGGTGATCCCGCAGATTAAAAGGAGTGTAAACACACTTACGGGTAAGATGTTTGAGTACTTGGCATCTAGCCCAATTGAGATGGGGTTAGTGGAGACGGTGGTACATACCCTCAAGGCATTTTGGTTGCCCCTGGCGATGCATTCAGTTGGGGTGAGAGGTGAAGAGTTAAGAAAAGTTGCTATCTGGGCAATTGGGGTATTGGAGAGTCAGATATTATTGATTAAGCGCACTTGTGGCTTAGAGGAGATATCGCAGTTGGTACTAGTTACCCCAATAGTCGGTCAATCTTTTGCTGGGGTTGTACCTCCTACTTCCACACAGACACAACAGCAACCAAATGATAGTATTAATGCTTCTTCTTCTGTTATTGCACCTACCCAAGAAGATGAGTTAGGTGAAGATAACTTTTTCGATGTGGATGAGGATGACCCGATAGCTAAAGCAGAGATAGTAGCGGATGCTGGATTTTACTGGACTTTAGACTAAGAAACGACAAAACAGCGCAACAGAAAGAATTTGATGCGTATTAGTGTACAGATTAAAAAAACAAACTTTTTAAGCGGGCTTGGGTTGTTGCGGAGTAGGAGTTTTAGTTTGTTTTTTAACCACAGGGTAGTTAATTCTACGATGGAGTGTTGTTTCTGGTTTCCAACCAGGGGATTTTCCGCGTGGTTTTGGGGATTGAGCTGGTGTGTGAATCAGCGTTAAAATTGCACCCATAGATTGTGCAACCCTTCCCGGAGTTAGCTTTGGAGAGGTTTTTTGCCAAGGTAAAGGGTTATCTTTAACGATATCCCGTGCTAACCACAATTGCCAAGTTATCATCGGCATTAGGTCACTCCATCTATCAGATTGCTCCGGAGTTGAGAGTTTTGGCAAT contains:
- a CDS encoding relaxase/mobilization nuclease domain-containing protein, translated to MIPVIYKKAGFLDTLEYVLGKDNAVVIDTNMMGKTPEEFNRQFLTTKYTNKAVKRQCAHLIIAIAHREGYHEHLSDSQYNYVAREYLADMGYLPGEQTNLPPSQYVVVRHHDRDHEHLHIIASRIRLDGSLVNDSYDYFNCQVSTRRIAAELGLEVTPTTSEVIASRLKQEYGIIAPISPNRSKSIRQINSKHKNPTSKEIIRSKIEEAIQNSPTVSTFIQRLEENNIRVLPKMRGLELLGFTYIHNNIKIAGYQVYKPYSWNKLQSEYGLTYDYKRDIAVLEQAKTKAINRRDNLTLPEVTSDLENQLSAENKSWAESILPTIGKIWDLANQTGKIKLMDGGIKLLKGKNYKITIKGEELTISSLQDDREIAKYNLEKNTVLAANPTDEDKQYWEKLTHKQSTFTQNKDIEFLS
- a CDS encoding MobB protein; this translates as MYLFEDEKATIKEKAAATGVTASEYLRSCGLKRVLAYLPPADLVTIRSAAGMAKSELMMLLHLVKETGHPQLAQPVEKAIAQVDKTIAVAFNMPLD